One genomic window of Cricetulus griseus strain 17A/GY chromosome 3, alternate assembly CriGri-PICRH-1.0, whole genome shotgun sequence includes the following:
- the LOC100767036 gene encoding olfactory receptor 10W1, with product MTWENHSVLMEFVFLAYPSNPELRMLCFLGVSLAYALIISWNILIVVSIQTEARLHTPMYYFLGSLSGIELCYTTVVVPHILANTLHSEKTITLLTCATQMVFFIGLGSADCFLLAFMAYDRYVAICHPLQYPLIMTVTFCVRLVVASVVIGLFLSLQLVVFIFCLPFCRARGIEHFFCDVPPVMRLVCASSHIHELSVLVAATLAIAVPFFFIATTYALIVAAVLKLHSGAGRHRAFNTCSSHLTVVLLQYGCCAFMYLRPNSSYNPKQDKFVSLVYTLGTPFLNPLIYTLRNSEMKEAIGKILTRNYLSFKMMGSFH from the exons ATGACCTGGGAAAACCACTCAGTATTGATGGAGTTTGTGTTCCTAGCCTATCCTAGCAACCCGGAGCTACGGATGCTCTGCTTCCTTGGAGTCAGCCTGGCTTATGCATTGATCATCTCTTGGAATATCCTCATTGTGGTCTCCATACAGACAGAAGCCCGCCTACATACGCCCATGTACTATTTTCTGGGCAGCCTCTCAGGGATAGAACTATGCTACACTACAGTGGTGGTACCACATATCCTTGCCAACACCCTACATTCAGAGAAGACCATCACTCTGCTGACCTGTGCTACTCAAATGGTTTTCTTCATTGGACTTGGTAGTGCTGACTGCTTCCTCCTAGCTTTCATGGCGTATGACAGATATGTTGCCATCTGTCATCCCTTACAGTACCCTCTCATCATGACTGTAACATTTTGTGTCCGCTTGGTTGTGGCTTCTGTAGTCATTGGCTTGTTCCTTTCCTTACAGCTTGTGGTATTCATCTTCTGTCTTCCATTCTGTCGGGCTAGGGGAATAGAGCACTTCTTTTGTGATGTGCCTCCAGTGATGCGTCTTGTGTGTGCCTCAAGTCATATCCATGAGCTCTCTGTGCTAGTGGCAGCCACACTAGCCATTGCTgtgcctttctttttcattgctacAACCTATGCTTTGATAGTAGCTGCTGTGCTCAAACTCCACTCAGGAGCTGGCCGCCACAGGGCCTTCAACACCTGTTCCTCTCACCTTACTGTGGTGCTGCTGCAGTATGGATGTTGTGCCTTCATGTACCTACGCCCCAACTCCAGCTACAACCCCAAGCAAGATAAGTTTGTTTCTCTGGTATACACACTGGGAACCCCATTTCTCAATCCCCTCATCTATACTCTGAGGAACAGTGAGATGAAAGAGGCCATAGGAAAAATTCTTACCAGAAATTAC CTCTCTTTCAAAATGATGGGCTCTTTTCACTAA